In the Desulfitobacterium hafniense DCB-2 genome, ATCCAAGCCGACACTCCGCTCTGTTTCTATGTTAATAGATTCGGAATGGCTTCTTAACACAGGAACCCGGACTGTGGTTGCCGTAATCGGCATAGTATCCACATGAAAAATCTTCTGAGTCTCCTTAACCATCTTCCACTCTTCTTTGGTGTAATCTCCTTCTTGGAATACATCAATTCTGGGAATCAAGTTAAAAGCAATTTGATAAGGGAATGTCTGACTCTTCACTTCTTCCCCTTGCACCCAATTGCGAACCTGATCTTCCAATTCTTCGATCCCTTCACGTCCTGCTCCGGAAACGGCCTGATAGGTTGACACAACCACCCTTTTAATCCCTGCCAGATCAAAGATAGGTTTCAAGGCGACTGCCATAATAATCGTTGAACAGTTAGGATTAGCGATGATCCCCTTATGCCATTTTACATCTTCCGGGTTGACTTCAGGTACGACCAGGGGGACCTCAGGATCAAGACGATAAGCACTGCTGTTATCAATCACTACAGCCCCGCTTTTAACCGCGGAAGGAGCGAATTCTGTACTGGATGATCCTCCGGCAAATAATGCTATATCGATACCTTTAAAACTATCATGGGTAGTTTCTTGAACCTCAATTTCCCTGCCTTGCCAAAGGATCTTTTTGCCTGCGGAGCGTTTTGTCGCTAATAAGCGTAATTCCTCCACAGGAAAATTCCTTTCCACAAGAATCTTTAAGAACTCTTGTCCAACCGCACCTGTAGCTCCAACAATTGCAACATTCGGCATAAATGTTCCTCCTTAATCCACTGATAAAATACTAGGAATATGGTGCTAAGCCTGAAAGCACAGCACCATATCCACCTAACTGATCAGTTTGAGTTTATTAGTGATAATCAACCAGTATGGGCTGAATTTGTTTTCCCTCATAAGCCATGAGAATTGTATCCGGAATTTTATCCATATGGGCTACTAAAGAATTCGCTTTGGTAGCCGGGCTATCCTGCCCGAATGGAACGAGAAATATATTTTTTGTACATAAAAGCGTCCCGATATTCCGCGCGTTCAATCCCAGGCCATCATTGGTTGAGACGGCTATCACCAAAGGCCGCTGATTACGAAGATGGGCTTTGGCCGCCATCAGCACCGGAGTGTCGGTAATACCATTGGCCAGCTTTGCCAGTGTATTGCCTGTACAGGGCGCAATGAGCAGGCAGTCAAATTTCTTCTGCGGCCCGATGGGTTCAGCATCCGGGATAGTCTGAATAACCTTTTTCTGGGTTATTTCTTCGAATTTTTTCTTCCAGTCTTCTGCTTTACCAAATCGTGTGTCCATGGTATCTACGGCATAAGAGATAATGGGCGTTAAATCCGCTCCTTCTTCAACCATCTTACGCATGACCTCAGTGATTTCATGCAAGGTGCAATGTGAGCCCGTTACAGCAAAACCAATCTTTAACCCGTCAAGTTTCATGCCTTCGTCACCTCCACTTCAAAACTTTAAAGAGGCATTCTTTGTGGTCAGGTGGCGAAGAATAAGTTGCGGGTAGACTTGAGCAAGAATTTTCCCTGCTGCTTTGGGTGCAACCTTACCGGGTAGACCTGGGGCAAGCATTGCTTTGATGCCTTTAGCCTTGGCGTATTCAAAATCCGTGCCGCCGGGAAGTGAAGCAATGTCGATAATGACAGCCTCATGATTCACCTGTTCCAACATGACTTTGTCCAGAATCAGGTGAGGAACTGTATTGAAAATAAGTTCCGCCTTCCCAATCTTTTCATCCAGATCAGCAAAATGAACCGCCTCCAGGCCCATTTCCAAGGCCCTGGCCAGATCCGCCGGTTTACGGGCTACTCCGGTAACATGAGCCCCCATCCCTTTTAAGGTCCGGGCAAGAGTCCAGCCACATCGCCCCAGGCCAAGCACAAAGCTCTCACTGCCGTGGATAGTGATGGGGGAGGCCTCCATGGCCATTTGGATAGCTCCTTCCGCTGAAGGGATCGAGTTGAGAATAGCAAGTTGATCAAGGTTAGCCGTTTCGACAATCTGGATTCCCAGCATTTCTGCAGCTGATTTTAAGGCGGGACGAGCCCACCCGATAAAAAGCGGCACCTTAGGCGAAACAGCTTTTAACAGTTCCTTATTCAGCACAATCGGCGTCTCGGAATACTTGGCTTTGACATCCCCACGTTCATCGGTACCGTACATTGGAAAAAGCAGAACATCTGCCTTCTCCACCGCTTCCAGCGGTGAAGAAAGGAGTGTCACCCCTTGGATTGGAGCTGCTTTTTCAAATCCGACCCCGACTATGTAGGCCCCTAGCTTTTGAAGCTCCGGAATCATATAAATCTCTCGGTCATCCCCTCCAATTACAGCTACTCGAATTCCAGTTAGACCCGCACTCATCTTGAAGCCCCCTTTGAGACTGTGTCCCATGACTACTATCCAGTATATGAGGAAAGATAGAATGCGGTTCCCCGATGAGGATTCCTATTCGAGGAAATTCTCTAGTCCTATTACCAAATTTGAGAGTTGGCTTGCTTTGCGGACGGCCAGCATAATCCCAGGCATATAGGTTTCCCGGGAAAGGGCATCATGCCGGATCGTCAAAGCTTGTCCGAGGCCGCCGAAAATGACTTCCTGATGAGCTATAAATCCGGGCAAGCGAACAGAATGAATATGAATTCCGTCCACATCACCGCCCCGTGAGCCCTTGATTTTTTCGTACTCATTAGGATGACCCTGCACCAGGGGTTTTCTTACTTCTGATATCCACTCTACGGTTTTGAGAGCCGTTCCGGAAGGTGCATCCAGCTTTTGGTCATGATGCAGCTCAATAATCTCCACATGAGGGAAATACTTTGCAGCCTCCTGAGCAAAGCGCATCATGAGTATGGCGCCTATGGCAAAATTCGGGGCAATAAAAGCCCCCACTTTCGTTTGATCCACAAGATCCCGGATTTCCGAAATATCGGCTTCATCTAAGCCCGTGGTCCCTAAGACTGGAACGACTCCGGCCGCCAAAGCACATTTGGCATTTTTCAGTACAGATTGAGGATTGGTAAAATCCACCATAATATCTGCCCGGGTCTCTTTAAGGTGCGCCACTTCCAGAGGGCCGGTTATCTCAATCCCTAAGGGAGCCATGGCCAGAAGCTCTCCTATATCCCTGCCTTGCTGACGTGCATCTGAAGCACCAACCAGCTGCATATCTTCCTGGTCGAGGATAGTGCGAACTACTTCCCTGCCCATTTTTCCTCCGGCTCCAGAAACAAAAACACGAATTTTCTTCATCTATAACCCTCGCTACACTAACAACCCCGCTGCCAAGGCATTTCGGGGTTGTTGAACCCTTTTTACTATTTTAGTTAATTAACGTATTCATGTCAAACAGAATATTTACCCCCACAGAGGATAAGTCAGCTAAACTGTAGATAGAGGCCGCTCTATCTACAGTAAGCTTCCTTTATTAATGCGCTCTGTTCTACCACTCATATCCACAATAATGACTTCCGAACCTACCTTTTTAATAGCTTCCCAGGGAATCACCAGAATATCTCTATCTCTTTCGTTATTTCCCCAAAGCCCTGAAAAGCCGGAGCGGGAAGTAAGGATAATGGCTTCAATCGCTCCACTTGCCGAAATAGCTAAATCTGCATCTCCCACCAGTCCCAATTTTGCTCCGTCAAATAAATTGATAATTTCTTTACCCGCTAAGTCGCTAAGAAGCATCATGACTCCTCCTTATTTTTTAATTTTCAGCCACAACTGAACCGCAAAAGGCTGCACAATGGCCAGGGCCAGGGAGATGACAGCAAGTGGCTCGACAATGAATGTTGATGGATTCCACCAATTCTCCGGAATTTTTAAGAAAGAAAATAATAGCTCCAGGGAGAGATAGATTCCCCCCGCAGTACCTACGAGCTGGGTTATAGCTGCCGATAACAGACTGGGTTTTGTATCTGTTCGCCACATAAGCAGATAGCGCCTGGAGCGAAGGGATGCCAGGATTCCAGCGGCAAGTAAAAAAAGTCCTAGGGCTTGCATGGCCATACCTCCTCTATGGGATGTGTATGACAAGTTCATGCACCCTAGAACTTTTTACACTCAACAACTTAGGAAACACCTGTCGAACCAAAGCCGCCGCAACCCCGGCCGGTCTCATCCAATTGGTCTGCCAGGTAAAACTCACCAATAAATACGGGCAGAAAAACCATTTGCGCAATCCGATCCCCGTCTTTTACAACAAAAGGTTCCGAACCCTGGTTGATGACTGCCACCAGAATTTCACCCCGATAATCTGAATCGATAACCCCCACTCCGTTGGCTAAAGCCAGACCATACTTGGAGGCCAGACCACTGCGGGCAAAGACAAAGGCTCCGACCCCTGCATGGGGCAGCTCTATGGCCAGTCCGGTAGGAATTTTAACGATCTGCCCCGGCTCGATGGTCAGCTCCTGATCCAGAGAAGCTTGTAAGTCCACACCGGCTGCTCCCGGTGTGGCGTATTGGGGAAGCTTGGGAGCCTTGTCTTTCCTGACATAAGCTATCTTTACTTTAATTGAATTCAATTTCCGCTCCTCTCCTACTCTTCATCCCAGCCTATCTTCTCAAATAGCGCGTCCATATCCACTTCATTCCCTGCCGGACCTAACATGAGGAGACTTATTTTATCCCGCTTCCACAGGCGGTTGATGACTCGCTTCGTATCCTCAACGGTAACACGTTCCAGCTTTTCAACCACTTCTTCGGGAGAGATCACCCGATTATAGGTCAATTCCGTCTTGCCTAAACGGCTCATCCTGCTGCTTGCTGATTCTAAGCCCAGATAAAGTCCGCCCTTAATCTGAGACTTGGTCCGTTGCAGCTCGGATTGGGATATGCCATTCTTCTTAATATCTAAAATCTCGGCGAGAACGCATTCTACTACTTCCTGAGAATTTGAAGGGGTGGTTCCTGCATAAATAGCAAACAAACCGGTATCCACATAAGTGGAATGATAGGAAAACACAGTGTAAGCCATTCCCCGCTGCTCCCTGATTTCTTGGAACAAACGGGAACTTAAGCCTCCCCCCAGGATGTTATTGAGGATATGCATGGGATAGAGATCCTCATCTTCCTGCCCTAAACCGGGAACTCCCAGGATGAGGTGCATTTGTTCGGTATCTTTCAGGATCATTTCCTGCACCTGCTGACCTTTGGGGGTCTCTTCCAGAATTCGTCTTCCTCCCCGTTTGAATTCACCGTAAAGAGGAGCAAGCTTCTTCAAGACCTCGTCATGCTTGATTTTGCCCGCCACGGCAATGACCAGATTATCCGGAGCGTAGTGATGATCCATAAAATCAAGAATTTTCTCGCGGCTTAGTCCTTTAACACTCTCCTCGGTCCCTAAAATGGGTCTTCCCAAAGGATGGTCATTCCAGACATGATCGGAAAACAGGTCATGAATCAATTCATCGGGAGAATCCTCATACATTTTTATCTCTTCGATGACGACTTTCTTTTCTTTTTCTATTTCGTTTTCATCAAAGAGAGACTCAAAAAACATATCATTGAGCACATCCATGGCCAAATCCATGTCCTCGTCCAGCACTTTGGCATAGTAACAGGTA is a window encoding:
- a CDS encoding aspartate-semialdehyde dehydrogenase, yielding MPNVAIVGATGAVGQEFLKILVERNFPVEELRLLATKRSAGKKILWQGREIEVQETTHDSFKGIDIALFAGGSSSTEFAPSAVKSGAVVIDNSSAYRLDPEVPLVVPEVNPEDVKWHKGIIANPNCSTIIMAVALKPIFDLAGIKRVVVSTYQAVSGAGREGIEELEDQVRNWVQGEEVKSQTFPYQIAFNLIPRIDVFQEGDYTKEEWKMVKETQKIFHVDTMPITATTVRVPVLRSHSESINIETERSVGLDEVKAAFQKAPGVIVEDNPAEDRYPMPWFTSDTDEVYIGRIRKDFSIENGINLWVVGDQIRKGAATNTIQIAELLL
- a CDS encoding M16 family metallopeptidase; translated protein: MYQKTVLPNGVRIITEEIDYVRSVAVGIWVGAGSRDEREGYEGISHFIEHMFFKGTKNRTARDIAESLEAVGGQLNAFTTKEYTCYYAKVLDEDMDLAMDVLNDMFFESLFDENEIEKEKKVVIEEIKMYEDSPDELIHDLFSDHVWNDHPLGRPILGTEESVKGLSREKILDFMDHHYAPDNLVIAVAGKIKHDEVLKKLAPLYGEFKRGGRRILEETPKGQQVQEMILKDTEQMHLILGVPGLGQEDEDLYPMHILNNILGGGLSSRLFQEIREQRGMAYTVFSYHSTYVDTGLFAIYAGTTPSNSQEVVECVLAEILDIKKNGISQSELQRTKSQIKGGLYLGLESASSRMSRLGKTELTYNRVISPEEVVEKLERVTVEDTKRVINRLWKRDKISLLMLGPAGNEVDMDALFEKIGWDEE
- the dapB gene encoding 4-hydroxy-tetrahydrodipicolinate reductase; translation: MKKIRVFVSGAGGKMGREVVRTILDQEDMQLVGASDARQQGRDIGELLAMAPLGIEITGPLEVAHLKETRADIMVDFTNPQSVLKNAKCALAAGVVPVLGTTGLDEADISEIRDLVDQTKVGAFIAPNFAIGAILMMRFAQEAAKYFPHVEIIELHHDQKLDAPSGTALKTVEWISEVRKPLVQGHPNEYEKIKGSRGGDVDGIHIHSVRLPGFIAHQEVIFGGLGQALTIRHDALSRETYMPGIMLAVRKASQLSNLVIGLENFLE
- the dut gene encoding dUTP diphosphatase, with the translated sequence MNSIKVKIAYVRKDKAPKLPQYATPGAAGVDLQASLDQELTIEPGQIVKIPTGLAIELPHAGVGAFVFARSGLASKYGLALANGVGVIDSDYRGEILVAVINQGSEPFVVKDGDRIAQMVFLPVFIGEFYLADQLDETGRGCGGFGSTGVS
- a CDS encoding YlmC/YmxH family sporulation protein, whose protein sequence is MLLSDLAGKEIINLFDGAKLGLVGDADLAISASGAIEAIILTSRSGFSGLWGNNERDRDILVIPWEAIKKVGSEVIIVDMSGRTERINKGSLL
- a CDS encoding dipicolinate synthase subunit B, which gives rise to MKLDGLKIGFAVTGSHCTLHEITEVMRKMVEEGADLTPIISYAVDTMDTRFGKAEDWKKKFEEITQKKVIQTIPDAEPIGPQKKFDCLLIAPCTGNTLAKLANGITDTPVLMAAKAHLRNQRPLVIAVSTNDGLGLNARNIGTLLCTKNIFLVPFGQDSPATKANSLVAHMDKIPDTILMAYEGKQIQPILVDYH
- the dpsA gene encoding dipicolinate synthase subunit DpsA, coding for MSAGLTGIRVAVIGGDDREIYMIPELQKLGAYIVGVGFEKAAPIQGVTLLSSPLEAVEKADVLLFPMYGTDERGDVKAKYSETPIVLNKELLKAVSPKVPLFIGWARPALKSAAEMLGIQIVETANLDQLAILNSIPSAEGAIQMAMEASPITIHGSESFVLGLGRCGWTLARTLKGMGAHVTGVARKPADLARALEMGLEAVHFADLDEKIGKAELIFNTVPHLILDKVMLEQVNHEAVIIDIASLPGGTDFEYAKAKGIKAMLAPGLPGKVAPKAAGKILAQVYPQLILRHLTTKNASLKF